In the genome of Campylobacter concisus, the window TGAGTGCGACTTCAGATAGATTAAAATCGATTGACTTTACAAAGCCATACTATTTAACTGAAAACCTCTATCTAAAGAAAAAAGGCAATGACGCATTAAAAGCTAAAGAAGAGCTAGCTGGCAAAAGAGTTGGCGTGCAACAAGGCACCGTCCAAGAGCTAGCAGCAAATGCTATAAATGGCGTAAAAGTAGTGCCTTCAGAAGATACTGTGCCACTCATCATGGGATTAAAAGTTGGTAAATTTGACGCAGTCATCCTTGATAGCTCTATTGGATATGGCTTTATCAAGAAAAATCCAGAACTTGAAGCATTTTTCAAAGAAGTTGATGGTAGCGAGGGCTTTTCAATAGCATTTGACAAAGGAAAAGAGAGCGCGTTAATAGAGAAAATAAATCAAATTTTAGATGATATGAAAAAAGACGGAAGCTACGAAGCTTTACTTAAAAAATACGATCTAAAATAATCTTCTAGCCTGCAAATTTGCAGGCTTATGCTAAATTCTGCTTTGTCTATCGATTCAAATTTAAAAAGGAAAATAATGAGAAAAATTTTGTTGCTTTTTTGCCTAGTAATGGGTCTTTTTGCGCTTCAAAACGATAAAGATATGTTAAATGGAGAGCTAAAAAATGGGCTAAAATACTATATCAAAGAGAATAAATTTCCACAAAAAACAGCTATTTTTTATCTTGTTATAAATTCTGGTTCAACT includes:
- a CDS encoding ABC transporter substrate-binding protein, yielding MKKIFALLLTAFVALCANELKFGTAANYPPFEYIDENNKITGFDIELIDEISKRAGFSYKIINMSFDGLIPALKAGKINGIISAMSATSDRLKSIDFTKPYYLTENLYLKKKGNDALKAKEELAGKRVGVQQGTVQELAANAINGVKVVPSEDTVPLIMGLKVGKFDAVILDSSIGYGFIKKNPELEAFFKEVDGSEGFSIAFDKGKESALIEKINQILDDMKKDGSYEALLKKYDLK